The genomic interval ATGAAAGGTCCAGCAACAACTAGTTTTCCTTCTTTAGCCAATTTATTAATATTAGCCATATGACCTTCAAATAATTTTTTGCTTTCTTCTTTTGAAGCTGTTGTATTGGTTCCTGATTTTAAAAGACAAAAAACATATTTCTTCATTCCATATTCGTCGGCGTGAAGTGATTTTGCTAAAGCTTCATCATATTTTACTTCGGCTTCTTGCGAAAAAGCGATTGTGGTGAACATCAATACGGCTAGAATAAAAATTGAAGTTTTCATTTGATAAATTAAGTTTTAAAATTAATCTGAGTCTCATTTTTGTCATTCCGACGAAGGAGGAATCTTCACAAGAAACTCCGTGAAGAAATCGTCAATCTTTGTCGAGTTACTTACGAAGATTTCTCGTTCCTCGAAATGACAATATTATGGAAGATCGTATCTTAACTAAAGCAGTTTCTTCAAAATAACAATCTGCCCTAAATGATAAACATCGTGCTGAATAATTCCATGCAAATGTTCGTAATAACTATGACCATTATTAACGTAGATTTTTGCTAAATCAGCATCGTCAAAAGTTTCAAAAAAGGTATTCCAAGATTCTTGTGATTTCGCCAATGTTTGAAGCGATTGTTCCCAAGCAGCTTCAGATGGATCTAAGACAGGAACAAAATAATTATGATCTGGAGTTTTGATGACTTCTCCCTGCATGCGCTCGAGAATATTTCTTCTCCATTGAATTAAATGATTTACTATTTCCCAAATAGTATTCAAATTTGGATTTATTTTTTTGTAAGCCTGTTCTGCCGTTACATTTTGTAAAGTGTTGGCTAGATTAACTTCCAGCCACGGATTTCCATTATAAATGGATTGGTATAAATTTGAAATTCTAACGCTTTCTGACATAAATGGTAATTTTTTGGAATTCCTAGCTAAGATACAAATTATAGTCATTTACAACTCATCCTCGAAATTCTACAATTGGGTTATTATATATTTTTTAACGTTTAATGTTAAAATATATTTGCCTCATCAAAACCAAAGATGATATGAAAACCAAATTATTTTTTACGATTAGCTTTTTATTTTTTACAGCTTTAATTTTTGCTCAAAATACGATTTCGGGAAAAGTTGTAGACCAAAAAGGAAAACCAGTTGTTGGTGCCAACATTTATATAGACGGAACTTACGATGGAGCAACAAGTTCTGAAACGGGAGACTTTTCTTTTGAAACTACAGAAACTGGAAATAAATTTTTAGTGGTTAGTTTTCTACTTTTCGAAACGTTCAAACAAGAAATTGATGTTGCCAATTATAAAAATCAAATCGTTAAACTAAGAGAAAATGTAAATGCACTTGATGCTGTTGTTATTACAGCTGGAACTTTAGAATCTGGAGATAAAGCGAGGGTTTCTGTTTTAAAACCATTAGATATTGTAACAACGGCTGGTTCGGCAGGAAATATTGTGGCTGCTTTACAGACTTTGCCAGGTACTCAAAGCGTAGGTGAGGATGGACGTTTGTTTGTTCGTGGAGGAGAAGCAAATGAAACACAGACATTTGTAGACGGAATTCGTGTTGCGCAACCTTACGGAGCAACAACAAATAATTTGCCAACTCGTAGCCGATTTTCGCCTTTCTTATTTAGCGGAATCGCATTTTCTACTGGAGGTTATTCTGCCGAATATGGTGAAGCATTATCAAGTGTTTTACTTTTAAATACGCAAGACGAAGAAGATCACGAGAAAACTGACATCGGATTTATGACTGTTGGTTTGAGTTTAGGAAATACTCAGAAATGGGAAAAAAGCTCTTTAAGCGTTAATATGATGTATGTAAATCTAGCGCCTTATCAAGCTGTAATTCCACAAAATGTAGATTGGAATAATCCTTATCAATCGCTTGGAGGTGAAACGGTTTACAGATATAAGTTCACAAATGGTGTGTTTAAATTGTATGCTTCTTTCGACTCTGAAAGATTCGATTTAAATCAGAAAAATATCAATTTTGAAAATCCGATTAGAACAGATATGAACAATAATAACTTCTATTTGAATTCATCTTATAAAGGAAGCATTGGGCCAGGATGGCAGTTAACTTCTGGAGTTAGTTATGGTTACAGCAAAAACAAATTGAAATATGATATTACTGGAATTGACAATCAGGAAAATGCTGCGCAATTAAAATTGAAATTGTCAAAAAAAGTTTCAAACCATTTTAAATTTTCTTTTGGAGCAGATTATTTCATTACAAAATTTAATGAAGATATTGCTGACAACGTTTCTCTTAATGTTAACAACGGTTACGACTCTAATATTTTTGCATCTTATGCAGAAGGAGATATTGCATTCTCGAAAAATTTAGCTTTAAAAGTTGGTTTAAGATATTCTAACAACAGCTTGTTGAATGAAAATAATATTGCGCCAAGAGCTTCTTTAGGATATAAAGTTTCAAAAAGCAGTCAATTTTCTTTCGCTTACGGAGATTTTACACAGACACCAGTTGTAGATTATATTAAATATTCTAAATATCATCAATTTGAAAGTGAAAAAGCAAAGCATTATATTTTGAATTACACATTTACAAAA from Flavobacterium sp. YJ01 carries:
- a CDS encoding YciI family protein — its product is MKTSIFILAVLMFTTIAFSQEAEVKYDEALAKSLHADEYGMKKYVFCLLKSGTNTTASKEESKKLFEGHMANINKLAKEGKLVVAGPFMKNDRNYRGIYVFNVETVEEAKKLVETDPAIKANLLEAELTPWYCTAALQETVKIHEKIAKTKM
- a CDS encoding DinB family protein yields the protein MSESVRISNLYQSIYNGNPWLEVNLANTLQNVTAEQAYKKINPNLNTIWEIVNHLIQWRRNILERMQGEVIKTPDHNYFVPVLDPSEAAWEQSLQTLAKSQESWNTFFETFDDADLAKIYVNNGHSYYEHLHGIIQHDVYHLGQIVILKKLL
- a CDS encoding TonB-dependent receptor; its protein translation is MKTKLFFTISFLFFTALIFAQNTISGKVVDQKGKPVVGANIYIDGTYDGATSSETGDFSFETTETGNKFLVVSFLLFETFKQEIDVANYKNQIVKLRENVNALDAVVITAGTLESGDKARVSVLKPLDIVTTAGSAGNIVAALQTLPGTQSVGEDGRLFVRGGEANETQTFVDGIRVAQPYGATTNNLPTRSRFSPFLFSGIAFSTGGYSAEYGEALSSVLLLNTQDEEDHEKTDIGFMTVGLSLGNTQKWEKSSLSVNMMYVNLAPYQAVIPQNVDWNNPYQSLGGETVYRYKFTNGVFKLYASFDSERFDLNQKNINFENPIRTDMNNNNFYLNSSYKGSIGPGWQLTSGVSYGYSKNKLKYDITGIDNQENAAQLKLKLSKKVSNHFKFSFGADYFITKFNEDIADNVSLNVNNGYDSNIFASYAEGDIAFSKNLALKVGLRYSNNSLLNENNIAPRASLGYKVSKSSQFSFAYGDFTQTPVVDYIKYSKYHQFESEKAKHYILNYTFTKPGQLLRTELYYKDYSNLVQYDTRDIQYNSVFNNNGSGYAKGFDLLWRDSNLYKNLEYWISYSYIDSERQYKNFPNMVTPSFVANHNLSVVTKYFITDWKSQIGFTNSFSSGRPYNDPNQTQFMNGKTKSYNSLSFNWAYLLTTQKILYFSVSNILGTQNVFGYDYARMPDASGVYQRQAIIPTADRFFFVGFFWTISQNKSENQLKNL